The following nucleotide sequence is from Salvia miltiorrhiza cultivar Shanhuang (shh) chromosome 7, IMPLAD_Smil_shh, whole genome shotgun sequence.
cctagatctgcaaATTTGCGCAGCCTTCCCTCAACAGGGTCGATTTCAGACGACTGCGCCTGGACCGCCTCGCCGCCGCGACTACTTCGAGCGGAGCATCAAAGCCCCGACGTCTGTCGAATTTGTGGGTCCACTGCCGAATTCAGCCGCTGATCGTCATCACGGCCGCTGCTCGTAGGGTACATTATTTTGTACAGCTTGTCCACTTGCTTATTGCCGAAGAAATGATGCACTAAGAAAATCCCCTAAATCTCGACGCCCTCAATTTGGCGGACTCCGGCGCGAATCGCCATGTCATTCGCTATGGTGGCCCCCGCGCTCTCTCCTTGATAAACACGTGCCAGAAGTCGGCATACTCGTTGAGCCACGGATTGGTGCCGTCGCCATCGGCGTGGGCGGCGATCCACTGGAACGCGTTCCACGTGTCGTCAAATAGGATCGGGAGGGGGTTTTCGGGAACTAATCCATAGTCGGCGGAGACTGCGATTAGGTTTCCCTTTTCGACTAATTTGGAGATGAAATTGTGGAAGGCGGGGCTGCTGGATGCTCCCATGCAGAAAGCGCCGCCGTGGATGTAGACGACGAGGGAGAGTTTCTGCGGCGAAGCTCGTTGGTGTGGCGCGAATATATGGAGGGAGACATCGGTGTCGGGGTCGATGAGGACATCTTTGGAGCAGACGGCGGCGTCCGGGTCGTCTGAGGGAGAGGAGTTGAGTGGCGGAGGAAGCCTCTTAATGGTGCCGTCGATGAATAGGTGGAAATAGGGCAACATTTCGACGGCGATTTCTTTAGTTGCTGAGGCCATTGAAGAAATGTGATTTGATTGGAGACGAAGAAAAGTTCGAACAAATTGGTTTGTTTGTGCcggatattttaaaaaaaaggctATGTGTAAAAAAAAGTGTGTGTCATGCCATGTGTCTTGCCAGTGTGTAAAAAATACCATGTATCATGCCATGTAATATTGCATGTTGTCcatgtttagccctattttgtgatgagttTATAGGTGTTTATGTgtgatattaatttatatattggTCTCGTTTACttaagagttgattgatttgagcttttgtgctaatttatTGTTTCGAGATTTTATGCTCGAATTGATTAATCCGTGGATGAAAATGGAGTCAGAATtgagttgaatggtctgaagaataATTGAAGCT
It contains:
- the LOC130994066 gene encoding probable carboxylesterase 5; translation: MASATKEIAVEMLPYFHLFIDGTIKRLPPPLNSSPSDDPDAAVCSKDVLIDPDTDVSLHIFAPHQRASPQKLSLVVYIHGGAFCMGASSSPAFHNFISKLVEKGNLIAVSADYGLVPENPLPILFDDTWNAFQWIAAHADGDGTNPWLNEYADFWHVFIKERARGPP